TTGAAGATTTCTGAGAGTGATGTGCTCCGTGGTACAGGTCAGTCTTTGCAGGTGCATTTTTGTGGTTTATGTTACTTTCTTATGATAATTGTTACCAAAAAAGTGAATGTTACacgccttttttttcttctactttAGAGGTGGTCGAACATGCTTGTGGGATGGCAACTCTACAGATGGGGGAGTTTGTACCTAATGCATCTTATGGTATTGATACATACTCGATTAGGGAACCGCTTGGTGTTTGTGCCGGGATATGCCCCTTTGATTTTCCATCTGTGTTTCCCTTATGGGTACGCCTACAATATCtaggttttttttgttggtttgtCTTTTGTTATGTTACTTTGAATCTATTGCAGAAGGTGACACATTCATATAATTTTGCCTCTACAGTCTGACGAGGGGCTTACTTGTCATGCATTTCATTTTTTCAGACTACAGTGTGTGAAGTTTTAGTTTATGCTGACATGTATCCTTGGTTCCTCGTGCTAcagttttattctttttttttttacggttttttgtgtgtgtgtgtgtgtgtgggggggggggggggggagttaGACTGTGTAGGTACGTAAAGAAAGTTTCTTTGTTAATCATACAAGAACATTCTCTTATTTGCATGGTGTGTAATAAAATATGGCCTGTGGTTCCTCCCAAGTAATATTTCCACAATTTTGCAGATGTTCCCAGTTGCAGTTACATGTGGCAATACATTTGTTCTTAAGCCATGTGAAAAAAATCCAGGTGACTCATGATCGTTAACTCTTCACCTGTTCTTATTCTTAGTTTGAATTTTAAGCCTTCTTTTTCAGAATAGTCATGCAGTTTGAGCATATGTGACCAGGATATTTATCCACTGCTAAAGGCATGTAATTGACTGATATTACTATTGTAGGAGTTTCAATGATACTTGCGGCACTTGCTAAGGAGGCTGGTTTGCCGGACGGTGTGTTAAATATAATTCATGGCACTCATGTAAGTTCTGTTTACTAGGATtgccttatttttattttctgtctttttgaaattttttataaGTAATAGCTGTGCAACCATTcccaagaaagaaaaaggaaagctaTATACAAgaacaaaatgagaaaaaaggactatttctctttactattttatttttgttaatatGTAATCAGAACAGGTGCTGGCCTTTTAGTTATGTCATAAGCTTTTATGGGTCCATAATATTGGTCTAGTGTATTAGCTGTTGGTCACTCCCATAACACTATAGCTTTTCTAGATTGATTACACTGTTATGTAATTGGTGATGTAAGGATGGTGCACTATGGTTGGTGGGGCTATTAATCAAGTTATCCTTACTTAACTAGCATATATCATTGGATTTATTGCCCTTCTTTTACTTTCTAATTCTTTCCCTTGTCAGTTTTGACACCAActctatatatttaatgagaATTTCAACATATAGTTCCATTACATTTCAATGAATTTATCAATCACGTTTTCTTCCCACATTTATGTTAACAGGACATTGTAAATTATAtctgtgatgatgatgatataaAGGCTGTATCACTTGTTGGCTCGAGTACTGTAAGTGAACTTTTGTTCCAATTCTTATGCTTATTGAATATTGGTAGTAACAATGATTTCAAGCTCAGATGGACTGGGGACCTCAATATActtgtatataatttaatccGCCTACTCTTATGTTTTTAATCTcccttattttctttttcccaaACTGTGAAGGCCGGAATGCATATACATGCAAAGGCAGTTGGTAGGGGAAAGCGTGTTCAGGTAAATAATAGCTCTTCGTCCCTCACTAACCTACCCACATACTCAGGCACATTTCTTCAAGTTAAATGTTTGCTTGAGAACATGATATCCACATAAACTTGGTTTCTAACGAGTAACTCTCTCAATCCTTTAGTCCAATATAGGAGGAAAAAATCATGCAATCATCATGCCTGATGCTAGCATGGATGCAACCCTGAATGCTCTGGTCATGGCTGGTTTTGGAGCTGCAGGACAGCGGTGTATGGGTCTTAATACAGCTGTCTTTGTTGGAAACTCACCAACCTGGTAATGTGTTTCATTTGTCTAATGCTTTAGTTTTGTATAAACCACATCCACTAATATTTGTTGGATGCACATGTCTTTGGGATTGAATCACTCAACTGAGTTATCTCTTAATTTACACGATATCCATCAAATGCTCTCTTGAATTGCATATTTGTTGTTTAAAACTATCATCTggcatacatgtctctgtagAGTGTTAACTTCTCATGTTGTGCCACTTGATTCAACACACATCCTTCTTGTAGATTTATAAACAAGCGACACTTGTCCATTTATTGTACAAGAAGTAGTCCGATCTGCCGCTTTTCCACTTTGGCTGTTGGGTTTTCTATATTAGTAAAAACTTTGTCGAAAATCTATCAGGTCTGCTCATGGCTTAAGGTAAATAGGAAAGAGAGTATGCCAATCGATACTAGTCCTATTCTGGAATCTGGGTATTATAGAtctataatattttttgtttgcaCTTTTGATGGAATTTTACAAATGTTAGCAAGAtattgtaagttgtaactgTATCATGATTCAGCAATTGGGTCATCTATCTGTATTTCTCAGGGAGCGTGAACTGGTGGAACGTGCCACAACCCTGAAAGTCAATGTGGGAACAGATCCCAGTGCAGATGTTGGTCCAGTTATTACCAAAGAGGTCATACAATATTCTTTTTATTAATctgctttgtttttttttttctgagaaGATTAATCTGCTTTGTTAGAAAGTAACGACATTGTTAAGTTGGATTTTCTGTTTCATAACCAGTGAGTGAATTGACTGAAGTCCTGAACATATTGTTTTCAACAATTTTCAACCAAGTTGATGCTAGATTTTGGAATGTAGCGCGTGTTCTACTTCCAAGAGATTGGTATTCTTTGTTGATGTAAGATATTCAGGGGATGAGGGCAAATATGAGAGTCGTTGGTTTTGGAGTCTTgcagtatttttttttctatttgggCTGTGTGGTGAGAAAGGAGCAAAAATAATTTCAAAGATAAGGTAGAGAGGTTGTAGTTTTTGGAAACAATAGAATATCTGACATTCTAGAGAGTACCTTTTGTGTAAGCACCTGAGCAATGTACGGTTCTTGAATCAAACACCTTGATTGGGCTTGAGTTTATGGTTGCTAGTTGCTTCTTTTGCTCTATCAGTTGGTCATTTATAGGTGTTATATACTTTTAAGTATGTCTTATATAAACTTTGTTTTTACGTGTGAAAAAGACCATGATTTTTTTTGGTGGACTTGGTTGTAGTACTTAATGATATGCACAATTTGGCCATTATTTGTTTCTGATACGCTTGCTAGATTACAGGTGAAGGATTGCATATGCAGTTTAGTTCAGAGCAGTGTTGAAAGCGGTGCTAGACTCCTTCTTGATGGGAGAAATGTTGTGGTAATTGTTCTcatctatttttgttcaataGATCGATTCTTTCTAATAAACTAGTTTACACAAAATCAAGAAGCATGCTACAGTCTGTTTGCTGATATATCtttaaaaccaaatattgattcagtatgcaaaaaaaaaaaaaaaaaaaaaactcgggGATGTGTTTTCTGATATTTTTTGTACTTGTGATTGTGATTTCTTGTTGATTTTTATTAAAGCACTGAATACCTTATAGAATCATGTATGAAATTATATTGGAGGTGCAGGGAGATGAAtagaaatataattaaaatttatttgtcTTTTATGACCACTCCATGCATAACTTACTCTTATCCTGACTGCTCTTTAATATATGTATTTAGTCATTCAATAGAAAGAAACAAGAAAggggaaatatatatattacttcCCCCATTTTAGCTTTAAAATGTAGACTCATGTCCATTCACTGATGATTATTGCTGTGCTTTAAGGACTATCTGTGGCATTGCTATCTCTATTACAGTGTTTGGGCCTTTTGACATCCTAGGGTATTCAAGCAAGTGTCTTATCTTCATTGCTTCTTGTCAATTTCCGTGTTCTTTTCTGTTTTATTATGAACTCTTTTAATGTTGCTTATGCTAAGCAAGAGTTATCCTATCACCTCATGGTTCCAATTGAGGAACATGTAGTGTTTTATACTTTTATTTACttttctttaaaaataaataaatgctGAACTATTGTAACTTGGGAGCTTGCTTTGTGGATGACGTCTGCCAACTTTTCTGAACTGTAACATGCAGGTTCAAGGCTATGAGGATGGCAACTTTGTTGGTCCTACTATCTTATCTGATGTCACAACCAATATGGATTGTTTCAAGgtactttttttcttcttgttctttggTTCTATTTTGGTTCCAGCATGAATAAATTTTGGTGCTTATGCTTCTCAGTCGAAGAAGATAAGATACCTTGTCATTGACAGCAGTATATTTTATTGTTGAGCAGGAAGAAATATTTGGACCGGTTCTTCTGTGCATGCAGGTACTGTTTACTCTCTCTCTTATTTGTTGTCTTTGGTTTTCTTGCGGAGTTTCTTTTGGTGCATGTTATAGATTGGTTACGAAATCTTGTGTTGTGTTTGACCGCCAACAGGCTGCCAGCCTAGAAGAAGCAATCACAATTATAAACAGAAACAGGTAGCTGTACGCACTCTTTCGGTCTGAGATTGTCCTACAAATGTTGTGTCTTGGTGTGTTTTACACGGAGTTCAGGGGACTTATTGAAACATGCCACTTTTCTTAAAGTAGtcatttctatatatataaggagtaTTTACTTATCTCATTGTACTATTTTTTAGGTCTGGAAATGGAGCTTCCATATTCACAACATCTGGCATTGCTGCAAGGAAGTTCCAGAATGAAGTTGAGGCTGGGCTGGTAAGCCATTCCTGTCTTCTATCATGTAGAGTTGAACCTTTGATGAGGGATTTTTTCCTTCCCTACGAGTTCTTGCCACCCCTCCATGGTCAATTGAGGGGCCAATCATGAGCTATAGTTTAATACTCCTTTGGACTATGTACAAGTACACCATCAATAAATACTGATTAAGAGGGGGATGGGAAGTTTGAACTTTTTCTGCTGATTCAGTACAAATAAATCAGCAGCTAGTCTCATGGTGTCCTCACGGGAGTGGAAGAAAACTTGACAGTTAAAGTTATACGGTAGCCTTTCTCCaaatttatgattgatttgCAAGTTGTTAACTATCATGACTTTAACATGTCTTAGGTTGGCATCAATGTTCCTGTTCCAAATCCGTTGCCACTGTCCTCGTTCAACGGATCCAAGGCATCTTTTGGCAGCGATCTTAATGTCTCTGGTatagcctctctctctctctctctctcacacacacacacacacacacacacacacacacacacatattaaCAGGTTGAGGAGCCAATTGTGTCTTCAACAGCAGTTGCCTGCTTCTAAATGCAGGTAAGGCAGGAGTGCAATTTTACACCCAGATCAAAGCCGTTGCACAACAGTGGAGAGATTTACCTAGCTTAGAATCATCATTAGCCGTGCGTCCATATGAGACAAATAGAGTAAGCAGAGGTGTCTCTTCGTCTTTGCCTTCAACATCTGAGAGAGATTCACCTAGCCATAGAGTATCAGGAGCCATAAATTCAGAATCTGAGAGTGATTCACGAAGCGAGTCTCCAAATGGTGGAGCTCCGTTGTCCCTCCCTTCCACATCTGAGGTAGCTCGTCCAACCCAAGGAGCCTCATCTATGTCTTCAACAGCGTGTAGGGATTTGTCTAGTCAGGGCCTGTCCCTTGTCATGCCAGCAACATCTGAGAAAGATCTGTCCGGTGTGGATATGTCGCTAGCCATGCCTCGAGCAAAAGAAAGGGATATGCCAGAACACGGTTTCACATTGACATCTTCTCAGTCCACAGAGAGAATCTATATGCCTCAAACTTCTCACTGGATGGAAACCTCAAGACTGACATGTCAAGGGACTGAAAATATTCCACCAAGTTCAGAGAGGCACTTTGTGCCAACATCTCAGATGATTGACAAGAATGGCAACACGTCACTGTCATCTCAAAGGACTGG
This genomic interval from Argentina anserina chromosome 1, drPotAnse1.1, whole genome shotgun sequence contains the following:
- the LOC126805021 gene encoding uncharacterized protein LOC126805021, encoding MEDKSQIERSRQNNMLPPQAETFHDREDLIQYVRDFGASQGYVVTIKKSRKDRRVILGCDRGGVYRNRRKIDESKRKRKANSRLINCPFEAIGKREDDLWVLTIKNGEHNHEALKDMSEHPYSRRFTEEEVRQIKQMTEAGIKPRQVLKALKQMNPELQSTPRHLYNLKAKIRQGTLSEKSFKTWRPDRSALVNTSSAPGGGSRMQSNQPLKVPNFIGGKFVDSQGCSIIDVVNPATQEIVSHVPLTTYEEFKAAVSSAKQAFPSWKNTPINTRQRIMFKLQELIRRDIEKLAMNITLEQGKTLKISESDVLRGTEVVEHACGMATLQMGEFVPNASYGIDTYSIREPLGVCAGICPFDFPSVFPLWMFPVAVTCGNTFVLKPCEKNPGVSMILAALAKEAGLPDGVLNIIHGTHDIVNYICDDDDIKAVSLVGSSTAGMHIHAKAVGRGKRVQSNIGGKNHAIIMPDASMDATLNALVMAGFGAAGQRCMGLNTAVFVGNSPTWERELVERATTLKVNVGTDPSADVGPVITKEVKDCICSLVQSSVESGARLLLDGRNVVVQGYEDGNFVGPTILSDVTTNMDCFKEEIFGPVLLCMQAASLEEAITIINRNRSGNGASIFTTSGIAARKFQNEVEAGLVGINVPVPNPLPLSSFNGSKASFGSDLNVSGKAGVQFYTQIKAVAQQWRDLPSLESSLAVRPYETNRVSRGVSSSLPSTSERDSPSHRVSGAINSESESDSRSESPNGGAPLSLPSTSEVARPTQGASSMSSTACRDLSSQGLSLVMPATSEKDLSGVDMSLAMPRAKERDMPEHGFTLTSSQSTERIYMPQTSHWMETSRLTCQGTENIPPSSERHFVPTSQMIDKNGNTSLSSQRTGTSVPLTSESVYAPASQDNPATISLRNDGMTSTSHRTDPTVRPTSERAYRLGATHLNDHMGQTFHRPDTTMFSTSERMYMPATSHQHDRMGSTSQRTDIPMHSTSEMMFMSAASQSTEELAIASQPASERLYLSPLVPRNAGMPQKMFPQNFIVLSDEFSTQGASLTLPTSQRI